In a single window of the Elaeis guineensis isolate ETL-2024a chromosome 4, EG11, whole genome shotgun sequence genome:
- the LOC105043699 gene encoding derlin-1 translates to MATPGEYYRSLPPVTKAYGVFCLMTSAADRLHLFNVVHILLYYDLVLKQFQVWRLVTNFFFLGRFSIYFGLRFLMLARYGVMLEKGPFKQRTADFLWMMIFGALSLLVIGLIPQLRFPFMGPSLVFMMLYVWSREVPNSQIRIAGLVTMKGVYLPWAMIALDLIFNDPLVPDILGILSGHLYYFLAVLYPLSGRQNILKTPLWVHKLVVYWGEGAQMNSPVQPNQHAGIAFRGRSYRLNR, encoded by the exons ATGGCGACACCAGGAGA ATACTACAGATCTCTTCCACCCGTGACCAAGGCCTATGGTGTCTTCTGTCTTATGACGTCGGCGGCAGATCGTCTCCACTTATTTAACGTCGTCCATATTTTGTTATACTATGACCTCGTTCTGAAGCAATTTCAG GTTTGGAGGCTCGTAACGAACTTCTTCTTCCTTGGTCGATTTTCCATATATTTCGGTTTACGCTTTCTGATGCT AGCAAGATACGGCGTAATGCTGGAGAAGGGGCCATTCAAACAGAGGACTGCAGACTTCCTCTGGATGATGATCTTTGGAGCATTGTCATTGCTG GTGATTGGCTTGATCCCCCAATTACGTTTTCCTTTCATGGGTCCCTCCTTGGTGTTCATGATGCTCTATGTTTGGTCAAGAGAGGTTCCAAATTCACAGATCAGGATTGCAGGCTTAGTGACCATGAAG gGTGTCTATCTCCCATGGGCTATGATCGCACTGGATTTAATCTTCAACGATCCCCTGGTACCTGATATCTTGGGAATCCTTTCTGGGCACCTGTACTACTTCCTTGCAGTTCTTTATCCTCTTTCTGGAAGGCAAAACATACTGAAGACTCCTCTATGGGT TCACAAATTGGTTGTGTATTGGGGTGAGGGAGCTCAGATGAACAGCCCCGTGCAGCCTAATCAGCATGCTGGCATCGCATTTAGGGGAAGAAGCTACCGATTGAATAGATAG
- the LOC105043874 gene encoding U-box domain-containing protein 35: protein MDEVDELSPSVLTIAVAVNGSKNSKYALAWALEKFVPKRRVSFRLLYVRQKITSVPTPFGNYLPIDDVRDDVALAYKKEIKWQTEVLLLPYKKMCAQRQVEAKVVVIEAEDVANAISKEVARCSISKLVIGASSGNPLIRKFKGGKLSSRISRCISSLCMVYIISNGKLSFVHSSASGIDEISFTSEKDESIKNESDSSTVFSSISGNSSSTDSEFTDIDGEANFYPPNAFTRPIQRNLDLSSGELKRSTSADIVLTKAGAAGTHLTRFLSLDTDEDAMSYSSNGSEMQCSDITMSGSKTSQTDQSQNSDQCSTSENPRKSSVSGGKVNIDCELERLRIDLQQLQGMYEFARNESVNTSHQINELSARCKEEAVKLEEIRTRAKKAEEVAQQEKKRREAAEREAEYARERAEKEALQRKDVEKIIAREADEKKRMEKALSCNGVQFRNYTWEEIESATSSFSDHFKIGLGANGTVYKGSLHHTSVAVKILHSNDSHRTKQFKRELEVLGRLRHPHLLLLLGACPDRRCLVYEYMENGSLADRLQCKDGAAPLPWFYRYRIAWEIASALVFLHNSKPGPIIHRDLKPENILLDRNFVSKIGDVGLSTILPSVDYSVHTLCKDSAPVGTFFYIDPEYQRTGLVSPQSDTYALGMVILGLLTAKSPMGLAHIVEKALQDSCLMDVLDSRAGQWPPEETQELAFLGLSCLELRRKDRPDLKDRVLPWLERLKDFANKAHDLAQQATSIPPSYFICPLVKRVMDDPCIASDGYTYSRNAIETWLRTNGKSPMTNLLLPNKDLIPNQSLLSAINDWKSRTQ, encoded by the exons ATGGATGAAGTAGATGAGTTGTCTCCTTCAGTGTTAACTATTGCGGTGGCAGTCAATGGGAGTAAAAACAGCAAATATGCACTTGCATGGGCTTTGGAGAAATTTGTTCCTAAAAGGAGAGTTTCATTTCGGCTTCTATATGTCCGCCAGAAGATTACATCGGTCCCAACACCAT TTGGAAACTATCTTCCTATTGATGATGTGCGGGATGATGTTGCCCTTGCATACAAGAAAGAGATAAAATGGCAAACTGAAGTGTTGCTTCTTCCTTACAAGAAAATGTGTGCTCAAAGACAG GTGGAAGCAAAAGTTGTAGTGATAGAAGCAGAGGATGTAGCTAATGCAATATCAAAAGAGGTCGCAAGATGCTCAATCAGCAAGCTCGTAATAGGTGCTTCTTCTGGAAATCCCCTTATCAG gAAATTTAAAGGTGGGAAATTGTCCTCCAGAATCTCCAGATGCATTTCAAGCTTGTGTATGGTGTATATTATTTCAAATGGGAAATTGTCATTTGTTCATTCATCTGCATCTGGAATCGATGAGATATCATTTACATCAGAGAAAGATGAAAGCATTAAAAATGAAAGTGATTCAAGTACTGTTTTTAGCAGTATTTCAGGCAATTCTTCCAGTACAGACTCAG AATTTACAGATATAGATGGAGAAGCAAATTTCTATCCTCCTAATGCTTTTACACGACCAATCCAGCGAAACCTAGACCTTTCTTCTGGAGAGCTTAAGAGATCCACTTCTGCTGACATTGTTCTTACTAAAGCTGGAGCTGCTGGCACTCATCTCACTAGGTTTCTATCTTTGGATACTGATGAGGATGCCATGAGTTACAGTTCCAATGGATCAGAAATGCAGTGCAGTGATATCACTATGTCTGGTAGCAAAACCTCCCAGACAGATCAGTCACAAAATTCTGACCAATGCTCAACATCAGAAAATCCAAGGAAATCTTCAGTTTCAGGGGGCAAG GTCAATATCGATTGTGAGCTTGAACGGCTGAGAATTGATCTCCAGCAACTTCAGGGAATGTATGAGTTTGCTCGGAATGAATCAGTTAACACTTCCCATCAG ATAAATGAACTGAGTGCACGCTGCAAAGAGGAAGCAGTTAAACTTGAAGAGATAAGGACCAGAGCAAAGAAGGCTGAAGAAGTGGCTCAACAGGAGAAGAAGAGACGAGAAGCAGCAGAAAGGGAGGCTGAATATGCAAGAGAACGTGCTGAAAAAGAAGCTTTGCAGAGAAAAGATGTAGAGAAGATTATTGCTCGCGAAGCTGATGAGAAGAAGAGGATGGAAAAGGCCCTTTCATGTAATGGTGTACAATTCAGGAATTATACATGGGAAGAGATAGAATCTGCTACCTCATCATTCTCTGATCATTTTAAGATTGGACTTGGAGCGAATGGAACTGTTTACAAGGGTAGCCTCCATCATACAAGTGTTGCAGTGAAAATTCTTCACTCCAATGACAGTCATAGAACCAAGCAATTCAAGCGAGAG CTTGAAGTTTTGGGTAGACTTCGTCATCCTCACTTGCTGCTTCTGCTCGGTGCCTGTCCTGATAGGCGTTGCCTGGTTTATGAATACATGGAAAATGGTAGCCTTGCAGACAGGTTACAATGCAAAGATGGTGCGGCCCCACTTCCATGGTTCTACCGTTATAGAATAGCTTGGGAAATTGCCTCAGCTCTTGTGTTCCTGCACAACTCAAAACCAGGACCTATTATTCACCGGGATCTTAAGCCCGAAAACATCTTGCTTGATCGTAACTTCGTAAGCAAGATTGGTGATGTAGGTCTTTCCACAATACTTCCTTCCGTGGATTATTCTGTGCATACATTGTGCAAGGACAGTGCTCCTGTTGGTACATTCTTCTACATAGACCCTGAGTACCAGAGAACTGGTTTGGTCTCACCACAGTCAGATACCTATGCCTTGGGGATGGTAATTCTGGGGTTGTTGACTGCAAAATCACCCATGGGGCTGGCTCACATTGTGGAAAAAGCACTGCAAGACAGCTGCTTGATGGATGTTCTGGATTCTCGAGCAGGACAGTGGCCTCCAGAGGAGACCCAGGAGCTGGCTTTCCTTGGCCTGAGTTGTTTGGAGCTGAGACGAAAGGACAGGCCTGACTTGAAGGATCGGGTTCTTCCATGGCTTGAGAGACTAAAAGATTTTGCCAACAAGGCCCACGACTTGGCGCAGCAAGCCACATCTATTCCTCCAAGTTATTTCATCTGTCCACTAGTAAAG AGGGTGATGGATGATCCTTGCATTGCTTCTGATGGGTATACATACAGCCGAAATGCGATTGAGACATGGCTCAGAACAAATGGCAAGTCTCCAATGACAAATTTACTACTGCCCAATAAAGATCTGATACCTAATCAGTCCCTTCTTTCTGCTATTAACGACTGGAAGTCTAGAACTCAATGA
- the LOC105043698 gene encoding homeobox-leucine zipper protein HAT4: MMVEKEDLGLSLSLRSSETRFPLQLNLMPPPPSSSSHSHPQPPFLKSQWSDLLASSERRTEGPLLMRGIDVNRAPAAERESEEEAGTSSPNSTVSSVSGKRGGAEEHEAERACSRGVSDEEEGEGSRKKLRLSKDQSAILEESFKEHNTLNPKQKLALAKQLNLRPRQVEVWFQNRRARTKLKQTEVDCEFLKRCCENLTEENRRLQKEVQELRALKLSPQIYMHMTPPTTLTMCPSCERVSNSTNTATASAPSTVPPPPDHHPLLHHHHHHHHHHRPIPIAPAATAATPAPWAPIPLRPSFLDATPQRT; the protein is encoded by the exons ATGATGGTGGAAAAGGAGGATCTGGGGCTCAGCCTCAGCCTGAGGTCGTCGGAGACTCGGTTCCCTCTCCAGCTCAATCTcatgcctcctcctccttcttcctCCTCCCATTCTCATCCACAGCCGCCGTTCCTGAAGTCCCAATGGAGCGATCTCCTCGCCTCTTCGG AGAGGAGAACGGAGGGGCCGCTGCTCATGAGGGGGATCGACGTGAACCGGGCGCCAGCGGCTGAGCGGGAGAGCGAGGAGGAGGCGGGGACATCGTCGCCCAACAGCACCGTTTCTAGCGTCAGCGGGAAGCGCGGCGGCGCGGAGGAGCACGAGGCGGAGCGCGCGTGCTCCCGGGGTGTCTCCGACGAGGAGGAAGGCGAAGGCTCCCGCAAGAAGCTCCGCCTCTCCAAGGACCAGTCCGCCATCCTCGAAGAGAGCTTCAAAGAGCACAACACCCTCAATCCC AAGCAGAAGCTGGCGTTGGCCAAGCAGCTGAACCTGAGACCAAGACAGGTGGAAGTGTGGTTCCAGAACCGAAGAGCGAG GACGAAGCTGAAGCAGACGGAGGTGGACTGCGAGTTCCTCAAGAGGTGCTGCGAGAATCTCACAGAAGAAAACAGAAGGCTCCAGAAGGAAGTCCAGGAGCTGAGAGCTTTGAAGCTATCGCCGCAGATCTACATGCACATGACCCCTCCCACCACCCTCACCATGTGTCCTTCCTGCGAGCGCGTCTCCAACTCCACCAATACCGCCACCGCTTCCGCACCGTCCACGGTGCCCCCGCCGCCCGATCACCATCCTctcctccaccaccaccaccaccaccaccaccaccaccgtcCGATTCCCATCGCCCCTGCCGCCACCGCCGCCACACCGGCTCCCTGGGCCCCGATACCGCTTCGCCCCTCCTTTCTCGATGCCACTCCACAGCGTACGTAG